From one Solanum stenotomum isolate F172 chromosome 12, ASM1918654v1, whole genome shotgun sequence genomic stretch:
- the LOC125846629 gene encoding dof zinc finger protein DOF1.4-like, protein MVGECEKMVLISSSTTNQIWPQIDEKNNLMMDSNGTSNNMEKPIQDPSQQPPPPPHLKCPRCDSSNTKFCYYNNYSLSQPRHFCKACKRYWTRGGTLRNVPVGGGCRKNKRIKRPSVNSSSSTTTTSHDIITTSTPNILNPSHHHQLHGVHHNNNNIDHLSTTNSPNHLNPLFNYGLTSERSDLNIPFSRLFNSRVSSHGGGVDEGQVYSITDSIPGLMDRRMGLGFSNSSGGVVNMGHENNNNNNYGHGGFNPIKQIQDVHVMSTSNCTTSTTSLLSSYPNMFGSSSSTSTMASLIASSLQQQKFMSNINGNNFHNLLTPNYEELQMSRGNNNNNNTINNVHEGGGNGNTMLKEEKMDHQIHEQIINSSDPSLSWNGAWLDPSNMGSNSVPSLI, encoded by the exons ATGGTGGGAGAATGTGAGAAGATGGTACTCATCTCTTCTTCCACTACTAATCAAATATGGCCACAG ATAGATGAGAAAAATAACTTGATGATGGATTCAAATGGTACTAGTAATAATATGGAGAAACCAATTCAAGATCCGTCACAacaaccaccaccaccaccacatCTTAAATGTCCTCGTTGTGATTCGTCGAATACGAAGTTTTGTTACTACAACAATTATAGTTTGTCTCAGCCAAGACACTTTTGCAAGGCATGTAAAAGGTATTGGACTAGAGGAGGAACATTAAGGAATGTACCTGTTGGAGGTGGATGTAGGAAGAACAAGAGAATCAAGAGACCATCagttaattcttcttcttctactactactactagtCATGATATAATTACTACTTCAACTCCGAATATTTTAAACCCTAGCCACCATCATCAACTTCATGGAGTccatcataataataataatattgaccATCTATCTACTACAAATTCACCAAATCATCTTAACCCTTTATTTAATTATGGGTTGACTAGTGAGAGGTCTGATCTCAACATTCCATTTTCAAGGCTTTTTAATTCTAGGGTTTCGAGTCATGGTGGAGGAGTCGATGAGGGACAAGTGTATTCTATAACAGACAGTATCCCAGGATTAATGGATCGTCGTATGGGGCTAGGGTTTTCAAATTCTTCTGGAGGAGTAGTCAATATGGGTCatgagaataataataataataattacggGCATGGTGGGTTCAATCCTATTAAGCAAATCCAAGATGTTCATGTCATGAGTACTAGCAATTGTACAACTTCAACTACTTCACTTCTTTCAAGCTACCCTAATATGTTTGGAtcttcatcatcaacatcaacTATGGCTTCTCTTATAGCTTCAAGCCTTCAACAACAAAAGTTCATGTCCAATATTAATGGTAACAATTTTCACAACTTGTTGACTCCTAATTATGAGGAATTGCAAATGTCAAGGgggaacaacaacaacaacaatactaTTAATAATGTTCATGAAGGTGGTGGAAATGGGAACACAATgttgaaagaagagaaaatggatCATCAGATTCAtgaacaaattattaattcatctGATCCTTCACTTTCTTGGAATGGTGCTTGGCTTGATCCTTCAAATATGGGGTCTAATTCAGTCCCTTCTCTCATCTAG